The Hyphomicrobium sp. MC1 genome window below encodes:
- a CDS encoding metallopeptidase family protein, with product MPIDWSNAIAPSLADFEMLAQTAWNKLPAEFRTMAGDVIIRIEDFASDDILDELDIEDPFELTGLYQGVSLDRKSVTETTREPDMVFLYRRAILDEWASEGEELGHLVAHVLVHEIGHHFGFSDDDMEAIETRISD from the coding sequence ATGCCGATCGATTGGAGCAATGCCATCGCCCCAAGCCTTGCCGACTTCGAGATGCTCGCGCAAACCGCGTGGAATAAGCTACCCGCCGAATTTCGCACGATGGCGGGCGACGTCATCATTCGCATCGAAGATTTTGCGTCCGACGACATCCTCGACGAATTGGATATCGAAGACCCCTTCGAACTGACGGGCCTTTACCAGGGCGTCAGCCTCGACCGCAAAAGCGTGACCGAGACCACGCGCGAACCCGACATGGTGTTCCTTTATCGCCGCGCCATTCTCGACGAGTGGGCCTCCGAAGGCGAAGAGCTGGGCCACCTCGTCGCGCACGTCCTCGTCCATGAAATCGGCCATCACTTTGGCTTCTCGGACGATGACATGGAGGCCATAGAGACCCGCATAAGTGACTGA
- a CDS encoding class I SAM-dependent methyltransferase: MADDTTSSVQSQFGRAAADYATSEVHAKGESLARIVELTAPQKTWEALDVATGAGHTAAIFAPYVASMIASDVTDEMLQEAAKLANARRISNMLTARASADALPFPDESFDLVCCRLAAHHFPNLEAFVREVRRVLKKGGRFAFVDNVAPDRVRLPNASGAEIETAIVDYNSFEKLRDPSHGFAPPPETWIALLKANGFSIAAHEQMEKELDFASWVARMRCTPDVVAELDRILTAGPAPLGAFLKPRTDDTGALHFTLQELLIVADRT; this comes from the coding sequence ATGGCTGACGACACAACCAGCTCCGTCCAATCGCAGTTCGGCCGCGCCGCTGCCGACTACGCAACGTCGGAAGTTCATGCCAAGGGCGAAAGCCTCGCGCGCATCGTCGAACTGACAGCCCCGCAAAAAACCTGGGAAGCCCTCGACGTCGCGACCGGTGCCGGGCATACGGCTGCGATCTTCGCGCCCTACGTCGCCAGCATGATCGCGAGCGACGTCACCGACGAGATGCTGCAGGAAGCAGCAAAGCTCGCCAATGCGCGGCGCATCTCGAACATGCTGACGGCGCGCGCTTCTGCTGATGCCCTGCCGTTTCCCGACGAAAGCTTCGATCTCGTCTGCTGCCGCTTGGCGGCGCATCACTTCCCGAACCTCGAAGCCTTCGTTCGCGAAGTGCGCCGCGTCCTGAAAAAAGGCGGACGCTTCGCGTTCGTCGATAACGTCGCGCCGGACCGTGTGCGTCTGCCGAACGCGAGCGGCGCGGAAATCGAAACAGCCATCGTCGACTACAACAGCTTCGAGAAACTGCGCGATCCGAGCCACGGCTTCGCGCCGCCGCCTGAAACCTGGATCGCTTTGCTCAAAGCCAACGGCTTCTCGATTGCTGCACATGAGCAAATGGAAAAGGAACTCGACTTCGCATCGTGGGTCGCGCGTATGCGCTGTACACCCGATGTCGTCGCCGAGCTCGATCGCATCCTGACCGCCGGTCCGGCGCCGCTCGGAGCTTTCCTCAAGCCGCGCACCGACGACACCGGCGCACTGCACTTCACGTTGCAGGAACTTCTCATCGTCGCTGACCGGACCTGA
- the leuC gene encoding 3-isopropylmalate dehydratase large subunit produces MAKTLYDKIFDDHVVEQSPDGTSLLYIDRHLVHEVTSPQAFEGLRMAGRKVRAPEKTLAVVDHNVPTTDRSKGIADEQSRVQVETLATNARDFGIEYFNERDKRQGIVHVVGPEQGFTLPGTTIVCGDSHTSTHGAFGALAHGIGTSEVEHVLATQTLIQKKAKNMRVTVDGVAPKGVGAKDITLAIIGEIGTAGGTGSVIEYAGEAIRALSMEGRMTVCNMSIEGGARAGMIAPDEKTFAFLKDRPKAPKGMAWDMAMKYWETLRTDDGAHFDREVRLDAAKLPPIVSWGTSPEDVTSIASAVPNPADVHDENKRASMQRALEYMGLTPGTRMTDIPLDVVWIGSCTNGRIEDLRAVAKIVDGKKISSRLAYAMIVPGSGLVKEQAEAEGLDKIFLDAGFEWREPGCSMCLGMNPDQLKPGQRCASTSNRNFEGRQGYKGRTHLVSPIMAAAAALEGHFVDVREWQV; encoded by the coding sequence ATGGCAAAGACGCTGTACGATAAAATCTTCGACGATCACGTGGTTGAGCAATCGCCGGACGGAACGAGCCTCCTTTATATTGATCGCCACCTTGTCCACGAGGTCACGAGCCCGCAGGCATTCGAAGGCCTGCGCATGGCCGGCCGCAAGGTTCGCGCCCCTGAGAAGACGCTCGCCGTCGTCGACCACAACGTTCCGACGACTGACCGTTCCAAGGGCATCGCCGACGAGCAGAGCCGCGTTCAAGTCGAAACGCTAGCAACGAACGCGCGCGACTTCGGCATCGAGTATTTCAACGAGCGCGACAAGCGCCAAGGCATCGTCCACGTCGTCGGACCGGAGCAAGGCTTCACGCTGCCCGGCACGACAATTGTTTGCGGCGACAGCCACACCTCGACGCATGGCGCGTTCGGCGCACTCGCGCATGGCATCGGCACCTCCGAGGTTGAGCACGTTTTGGCGACGCAGACGCTGATCCAGAAGAAAGCCAAGAACATGCGCGTGACGGTCGATGGCGTCGCCCCGAAGGGCGTCGGCGCCAAGGACATCACGCTCGCGATCATCGGCGAGATCGGCACCGCTGGTGGCACTGGCTCCGTCATCGAATATGCGGGCGAGGCCATTCGCGCGTTGTCGATGGAAGGCCGCATGACGGTCTGCAACATGTCGATCGAAGGCGGCGCCCGCGCCGGCATGATCGCACCGGATGAGAAGACGTTTGCGTTCCTCAAGGATCGTCCCAAGGCGCCGAAGGGCATGGCCTGGGACATGGCGATGAAGTACTGGGAAACGCTGCGCACGGACGACGGCGCGCACTTCGATCGCGAAGTTCGCCTCGACGCTGCAAAGCTGCCGCCCATCGTCTCGTGGGGCACGAGCCCCGAAGACGTGACGTCGATCGCGAGCGCCGTTCCCAATCCTGCCGATGTGCACGACGAAAACAAGCGCGCGTCCATGCAGCGTGCGCTGGAATACATGGGCCTGACGCCCGGCACCCGGATGACCGACATTCCGCTCGACGTCGTCTGGATCGGCTCATGCACCAACGGCCGCATCGAAGATCTTCGCGCTGTCGCCAAGATCGTGGATGGCAAGAAGATCTCGTCGCGCCTCGCTTACGCGATGATCGTTCCGGGCTCGGGCCTCGTGAAAGAGCAAGCGGAAGCTGAAGGTCTCGACAAGATCTTCCTCGACGCCGGCTTCGAATGGCGTGAGCCGGGCTGCTCGATGTGCCTCGGCATGAACCCGGACCAGTTGAAGCCGGGCCAGCGCTGCGCCTCGACCTCGAACCGCAATTTCGAAGGCCGCCAGGGCTACAAGGGCCGCACGCACCTTGTGTCGCCGATCATGGCCGCCGCCGCCGCACTCGAGGGCCACTTCGTCGATGTCCGCGAGTGGCAGGTATAG
- a CDS encoding LysR family transcriptional regulator: MDWDKLRIFHAAAEAGSFTHAGEQLHMSQSAVSRQISALEANLRVTLFHRHARGLVLTEQGELLNRTVAEVFAKLQTAETLLSDSTTKPSGELRVTAPIGFGTIWLTPRLREFGELYPEIRIELILNDDQVDIGMRAADAAIWTREPEQADLIRRPLFESRVRAFASAHYIRKYGAPKSLEDLNQHRIIGYTGPSAQHLDAMSWIETAGSLNGEPREAALRVNSVVAIKYAIKAGIGVGMIPDYLTDDITDLVPVLTDIDQPSLNMVYAYPEELKSSKKVQLLRDFLISKIAKNKGN, from the coding sequence ATGGATTGGGATAAGCTTCGAATCTTCCATGCCGCAGCCGAGGCAGGGAGCTTCACGCATGCCGGCGAGCAGCTTCATATGAGCCAGTCGGCCGTCAGCCGGCAGATCTCGGCTCTCGAAGCCAACCTTCGCGTCACGCTCTTTCACCGGCACGCCCGCGGCTTGGTTCTGACTGAGCAGGGCGAGTTGCTGAACCGTACGGTCGCCGAGGTCTTCGCCAAGCTGCAAACCGCCGAAACGTTGCTCTCGGACTCGACGACGAAGCCTTCGGGCGAACTTCGCGTCACCGCGCCGATCGGCTTCGGCACGATTTGGCTGACGCCGCGTTTGAGGGAATTCGGCGAGCTTTATCCCGAAATTCGCATCGAGCTGATCCTCAACGACGATCAGGTCGATATCGGCATGCGCGCCGCCGACGCTGCGATCTGGACGCGCGAACCGGAGCAGGCGGACCTCATCCGCCGTCCGCTGTTCGAAAGCCGCGTCCGCGCCTTCGCATCTGCACACTACATCCGCAAATACGGCGCGCCCAAGAGCCTCGAGGATCTCAACCAGCACCGCATCATCGGCTATACCGGTCCGTCCGCCCAGCATCTCGACGCCATGTCCTGGATCGAAACCGCAGGCAGCCTGAACGGCGAGCCGCGCGAAGCCGCCCTGCGCGTCAACAGCGTCGTTGCCATCAAGTACGCGATTAAGGCCGGCATCGGCGTCGGCATGATCCCGGATTATCTGACCGACGACATCACCGATCTCGTGCCCGTCCTGACCGACATCGACCAGCCGTCGCTCAATATGGTGTACGCCTACCCGGAAGAGCTGAAATCCTCAAAGAAGGTCCAGCTGCTGCGCGACTTCCTGATCTCGAAGATTGCCAAAAATAAAGGTAACTGA
- the trxB gene encoding thioredoxin-disulfide reductase, which produces MTKKPHHAKVIVLGSGPAGYTAAIYTARAMLSPTLIQGTQPGGQLTITTDVENYPGFADPIQGPWLMEQMQAQAEHVGTHIIMDHINKVDLRVRPFRLEGDSGDTYTCDALIIATGAQARWLGLPSEEHFKGHGVSACATCDGFFYKGKDVVVIGGGNTAVEEALFLTNFANKVTLVHRRDFLRAEKILQERLFKNPKIDVIWDSVVEEVIGAPSPKSVTGIVLKNIKTGMTSELATDGFFVAIGHAPATELFKGQLETTPSGYLITAPDSTATAIPGVFAAGDVKDEVFRQAVTAAGMGCMAALEAERYLAQMEDQADAAE; this is translated from the coding sequence ATGACTAAAAAACCGCATCACGCCAAGGTTATCGTTCTGGGCTCCGGCCCCGCCGGCTACACCGCCGCGATCTACACCGCGCGCGCCATGCTTTCGCCGACGCTCATCCAGGGCACGCAACCCGGCGGCCAGCTGACGATCACGACCGATGTGGAAAATTATCCGGGTTTCGCCGATCCGATCCAAGGCCCGTGGCTGATGGAGCAGATGCAGGCGCAGGCGGAGCACGTCGGCACGCACATCATCATGGACCACATCAACAAGGTCGATCTGCGTGTTCGCCCGTTCCGCTTGGAAGGCGACAGTGGCGACACCTACACGTGCGATGCGCTCATCATCGCGACAGGTGCACAAGCGCGTTGGCTTGGCCTGCCGTCAGAAGAGCATTTCAAAGGTCACGGCGTCTCGGCTTGCGCGACATGCGACGGCTTTTTCTACAAGGGCAAGGACGTCGTCGTCATCGGCGGTGGCAACACCGCCGTTGAGGAAGCGCTGTTTCTTACGAACTTCGCCAACAAGGTGACGCTCGTTCATCGCCGCGACTTCCTGCGCGCAGAAAAGATCTTGCAGGAACGCCTGTTCAAGAACCCGAAGATCGACGTCATCTGGGATAGCGTCGTCGAGGAAGTCATCGGCGCACCGTCGCCGAAGTCGGTGACCGGCATCGTGCTGAAGAACATCAAAACCGGCATGACGTCCGAACTCGCGACAGACGGCTTCTTCGTTGCGATCGGCCACGCGCCCGCAACCGAGCTGTTCAAGGGCCAGCTTGAGACGACACCCTCGGGCTATCTCATCACCGCGCCCGACTCGACCGCGACGGCCATCCCCGGCGTCTTCGCGGCGGGTGACGTCAAGGATGAAGTCTTCCGCCAGGCCGTGACGGCGGCCGGCATGGGCTGCATGGCGGCGCTCGAAGCCGAGCGCTATCTCGCGCAGATGGAAGACCAGGCCGACGCCGCGGAATAG
- a CDS encoding MFS transporter, whose translation MSFGQRIRAILIGSSGNLVEWYDFYVYAAFSLYFAKAFFPAGNQTAQLLNTAAIFAVGFLMRPIGAWLFGRMADRHGRRVSLTASVLLMCFGSAMIAVTPVYATIGVAAPIILLIARMIQGLSLGGEYGTSATYLSEMATSKHRGFYSSFQYVTLIGGQLTAMLVLIVLQTFVLTATQLEAWGWRIPFVIGALLALIAFVMRRDLVETDSFARETRREGSLAALMQHPREVAIVIGLTMGGTLAFYTYTTYMQKFLANTAGFSKDTATLVSASALFVYMLLQPVVGAISDKVGRRPVLVTFGVLGTLCTVPLLSAIGNVRDPWEAFLLIVAGLAIVSCYTAINAVVKAELFPTSVRALGVGLPYALAVALFGGTAEWVALWLKQAGHETYFYWYVTGCIALSLIVYATMRDTRDRSEID comes from the coding sequence ATGAGTTTCGGCCAGCGAATCAGAGCCATCCTCATCGGCTCTTCGGGCAATCTGGTCGAGTGGTACGATTTCTACGTTTACGCGGCGTTTTCGCTGTATTTCGCCAAAGCTTTTTTCCCGGCAGGCAATCAGACCGCGCAGCTCTTGAATACGGCCGCGATTTTTGCCGTCGGTTTTCTGATGCGCCCGATCGGGGCGTGGCTGTTCGGGCGGATGGCGGACAGGCACGGGCGGCGTGTGTCGCTAACGGCGTCGGTGCTGCTGATGTGTTTCGGCTCGGCGATGATCGCGGTGACGCCCGTCTATGCAACGATCGGCGTTGCGGCGCCGATTATTCTGCTCATCGCGCGCATGATCCAAGGGTTGAGCCTCGGCGGCGAGTACGGCACGAGCGCGACGTACCTATCCGAGATGGCGACGTCGAAGCATCGCGGGTTCTATTCGAGCTTTCAGTACGTGACGCTGATCGGCGGGCAACTGACGGCGATGCTGGTGTTGATCGTGCTGCAGACGTTCGTGCTGACGGCTACTCAGCTCGAAGCCTGGGGTTGGCGCATTCCGTTCGTCATCGGGGCGCTGCTTGCGCTCATCGCGTTTGTCATGCGGCGCGATCTCGTCGAGACGGATTCGTTTGCGCGTGAGACGCGGCGCGAGGGTTCGCTTGCGGCGCTCATGCAGCATCCGCGCGAGGTTGCAATCGTCATCGGACTGACGATGGGCGGTACGCTCGCGTTCTATACCTACACGACGTACATGCAGAAATTTCTTGCTAACACGGCGGGATTTTCAAAAGACACTGCGACCCTCGTGTCGGCATCCGCGCTGTTCGTCTACATGCTGTTGCAGCCTGTCGTCGGCGCGATATCGGACAAGGTGGGGCGGCGGCCGGTGCTCGTCACGTTCGGTGTTCTCGGCACGTTGTGCACGGTGCCGCTTTTGAGTGCCATCGGAAACGTGCGCGATCCGTGGGAGGCTTTTCTCTTGATCGTCGCGGGGCTCGCGATCGTGTCGTGCTACACGGCGATCAATGCGGTGGTGAAGGCGGAATTGTTTCCAACGTCGGTGCGCGCGCTGGGCGTGGGATTGCCCTATGCGCTGGCGGTCGCGCTGTTCGGCGGCACGGCGGAATGGGTGGCGCTGTGGCTCAAGCAGGCCGGACACGAAACCTATTTCTATTGGTATGTTACAGGCTGCATCGCGCTTTCTCTCATCGTTTACGCGACGATGCGGGACACGCGGGATCGCTCGGAGATTGATTGA
- the radC gene encoding DNA repair protein RadC produces MSRSGGSRDKASAEEQAAFFAAAPEKPKPEPDDRHGHRKRLRDRFQNGGAEAIPDYELLEMILFRAFPRIDTKPIAKRLLAKFGSFADVVSAAPQRLKEVEGVGDRAVEELKLIKAAAERLTKGEIKSRSALTSWSGVIDYLRLAQGFETREQFRILFLDKKNQIIADEVQGHGTVDHTPVYVREVVKRALELSATAIILVHNHPSGDPTPSRADIDMTKQIIEASRPFGVTVHDHVIVGRNGHASLKGLRLI; encoded by the coding sequence ATGTCGCGCTCCGGGGGGTCTCGCGACAAGGCAAGCGCCGAAGAGCAAGCGGCGTTTTTCGCCGCCGCGCCTGAGAAGCCGAAACCCGAGCCGGATGATCGACACGGCCACCGCAAGCGCCTTCGCGACCGCTTCCAGAACGGCGGCGCCGAAGCGATCCCCGACTACGAGCTTCTCGAAATGATCTTGTTCCGCGCCTTCCCGCGGATCGACACCAAGCCCATCGCAAAACGCCTGCTCGCCAAGTTCGGCTCGTTCGCCGACGTCGTCTCCGCAGCACCCCAACGCTTGAAAGAAGTTGAAGGCGTCGGCGACCGTGCTGTCGAAGAGCTGAAGCTCATCAAGGCCGCTGCCGAGCGTTTGACGAAAGGCGAGATCAAGTCCCGCTCGGCGCTCACTTCGTGGAGCGGCGTCATTGATTATCTGCGCTTGGCGCAAGGCTTCGAGACGCGCGAGCAATTCCGCATTCTTTTCCTCGACAAGAAGAACCAGATCATCGCCGATGAAGTGCAAGGCCACGGCACTGTCGACCACACACCTGTCTATGTGCGCGAAGTGGTGAAGCGCGCGCTCGAATTGTCAGCGACAGCGATCATTCTCGTCCACAATCATCCCTCCGGCGATCCGACCCCGTCGCGCGCCGACATCGACATGACGAAGCAGATCATCGAGGCCTCGCGGCCCTTCGGCGTCACCGTGCACGATCACGTCATCGTCGGCCGCAATGGTCACGCGAGCCTCAAAGGGCTGCGATTGATTTGA
- the map gene encoding type I methionyl aminopeptidase — MSNIEVSKTASRDGKIPLHGPDAFAAMRKAGQLAAAALDMLVPVVQPGVTTAEIDELVLSFALDHGAIPATLNYRGYRYATCTSINHVVCHGMPNDKPLRPGDIVNIDVTLIVDGWHGDTSRMYPVGDVSRRAERLMDVTYESLMRGIAVVKPGATTGDIGAAIQRFAEAERCSVVRDFCGHGLGRVFHDRPNILHYGEPGEGTVLEPGMLFTIEPMINLGKPHVKILADGWTAVTRDRELSAQFEHTVGVTETGCEIFTESPAGYHYPPYNVRAAA, encoded by the coding sequence ATGTCCAACATTGAAGTGAGCAAAACAGCAAGCCGCGACGGTAAGATCCCGTTGCACGGCCCCGACGCTTTCGCTGCCATGCGCAAGGCCGGCCAATTGGCAGCCGCCGCGCTCGACATGCTGGTTCCGGTCGTGCAACCGGGCGTCACGACGGCCGAAATCGACGAGCTTGTGCTCTCATTCGCCCTCGATCACGGCGCCATCCCAGCAACACTGAACTATCGCGGCTATCGCTACGCGACGTGCACCTCGATCAATCACGTCGTCTGCCATGGCATGCCGAACGACAAACCGCTGCGGCCGGGCGACATCGTCAACATCGACGTGACGCTGATCGTCGACGGCTGGCACGGCGACACCAGCCGCATGTATCCGGTCGGCGACGTGTCGCGCCGCGCCGAACGGCTGATGGATGTCACCTATGAATCCCTGATGCGCGGCATCGCCGTTGTGAAGCCCGGCGCGACGACCGGCGACATCGGCGCCGCCATCCAGCGCTTTGCCGAAGCCGAGCGCTGCAGCGTCGTCCGCGACTTCTGCGGTCACGGCCTCGGGCGCGTCTTCCATGACCGCCCGAACATCCTGCACTACGGCGAACCGGGCGAAGGCACCGTGCTCGAACCGGGTATGCTCTTCACGATTGAGCCGATGATCAACCTCGGCAAGCCGCACGTGAAAATCCTCGCTGACGGCTGGACCGCGGTCACGCGCGACCGCGAGCTATCCGCGCAGTTCGAGCATACCGTCGGCGTCACCGAGACCGGCTGCGAGATCTTCACGGAATCGCCCGCCGGTTATCACTACCCGCCCTACAACGTCCGCGCCGCGGCGTAA
- the rplS gene encoding 50S ribosomal protein L19 — MNLIQQLEREQMDAILSKRGVPEFGPGDTVKVMVKVIEAAEADPKDKKKKVEKEPTVRFQAYEGVVIARSGAGLNENFTVRKISYGEGVERVFPIYSPFIAEIEVLRRGKVRRAKLYYLRGRRGKAARIFERTDARARRLNAAWKGFKKPKGEAEDLTQIKGIDIDLQNRLKQVNAYKIEQIANLSDEDIANLDETLKLKGAIEKQDWVGQAQRLLAELTAAEVPAEEAKE; from the coding sequence ATGAACCTTATCCAGCAGCTCGAACGCGAGCAGATGGACGCCATTCTTTCCAAGCGCGGCGTTCCCGAATTCGGCCCCGGCGATACCGTCAAAGTGATGGTAAAAGTCATTGAGGCGGCTGAAGCCGATCCTAAGGACAAGAAAAAGAAGGTCGAGAAAGAACCGACCGTACGCTTCCAAGCCTATGAAGGCGTGGTCATCGCCCGTTCCGGCGCAGGCCTCAACGAGAACTTCACGGTCCGCAAGATTTCCTACGGCGAAGGCGTCGAGCGCGTTTTCCCGATCTATTCGCCCTTCATCGCTGAGATCGAAGTCCTGCGTCGCGGCAAGGTCCGCCGCGCGAAGCTTTACTATCTTCGTGGCCGCCGCGGTAAGGCCGCCCGTATCTTCGAACGTACGGACGCTCGCGCGCGCCGCCTGAACGCCGCCTGGAAGGGCTTCAAGAAGCCGAAGGGCGAGGCCGAAGATCTGACCCAGATCAAGGGCATCGACATCGACCTGCAGAACCGCCTGAAGCAAGTCAACGCCTACAAGATCGAGCAGATCGCGAACCTCTCGGATGAGGATATCGCCAACCTCGATGAGACGCTGAAGCTCAAGGGCGCGATTGAGAAGCAGGATTGGGTCGGTCAGGCTCAGCGTCTTCTCGCCGAACTGACGGCTGCCGAAGTTCCGGCCGAAGAAGCCAAGGAATAA